In one window of Desulfovibrio inopinatus DSM 10711 DNA:
- a CDS encoding DUF1844 domain-containing protein: MQQPHDTPSSTGNTKDCDCGSGLHDNGGQCLPEVNLSHFVLSLGMTAMFHLGEMPDPQTGSVITDLGLAKHTIDTLSMLKEKTEGNRTPEETKQLENLLFELRMLYVKKSN; encoded by the coding sequence ATGCAACAACCCCATGACACCCCGTCAAGCACAGGTAATACAAAAGACTGCGATTGTGGTTCCGGCCTGCACGACAACGGTGGTCAATGCCTGCCCGAAGTTAACCTGAGCCATTTTGTCCTTTCACTTGGAATGACCGCAATGTTTCATCTCGGCGAAATGCCTGACCCACAGACCGGTTCCGTTATCACCGACCTCGGCCTAGCCAAGCACACCATTGATACGCTGTCTATGCTCAAGGAAAAAACAGAAGGCAATCGCACCCCCGAGGAAACAAAACAGTTGGAAAACCTCCTGTTTGAACTCCGCATGCTGTACGTCAAAAAATCCAACTAA
- a CDS encoding pyridoxal-phosphate-dependent aminotransferase family protein: MLTKPRLLTPGPTPLPEEVRLAMAQDMVHHRKPPFKALLADVQEGLRYLFQTKNPVMSLTASGTGAMTAAIYSLFHPGETVLCIEAGKFGERWAEIGQAAGLETQILKVEWGKAVAVSDIEAALDANPDIRGVLVQASETSTGVLHPIKDIAALTSRRDVLAVVDGISAVGISPCPMDAWNIDCLLTGSQKGLMLPPGLAFVALSDRALARAKDVDCRNFYFNLIGEYNKTLEHQTLFTPAINLLVGLAESLRLFRSFGLENVYRKQWALTCMTREAVAAMRLDHLAETDYTWGLTSVMLPPGIDAGELLKIAAADYGVIMAGGQGHLKKNIVRVGHMGHVDYADVTAGIFALRRAFERLGGYIGSANPLEVGLAAYEQALEDGPPAL, from the coding sequence ATGTTGACAAAACCTCGACTCCTCACCCCTGGACCAACGCCTCTTCCCGAAGAGGTGCGCCTGGCAATGGCACAGGACATGGTTCACCACCGCAAACCGCCCTTCAAAGCGCTTTTAGCCGATGTTCAAGAAGGGCTACGATATTTATTTCAGACCAAGAATCCGGTCATGTCCTTAACCGCCTCAGGTACCGGAGCCATGACCGCTGCCATTTACTCTCTGTTTCATCCCGGCGAAACCGTTTTATGTATTGAAGCGGGAAAATTCGGTGAACGCTGGGCTGAAATTGGACAAGCCGCTGGGCTGGAAACACAAATTCTCAAGGTGGAGTGGGGCAAGGCCGTCGCCGTCAGCGACATTGAAGCCGCCCTGGACGCCAATCCTGATATCCGCGGAGTATTGGTCCAGGCATCGGAAACTTCAACGGGTGTGCTGCATCCTATCAAAGATATCGCCGCGCTCACTTCACGCCGCGACGTGTTGGCCGTTGTCGACGGCATATCGGCTGTCGGCATTTCTCCCTGTCCCATGGATGCCTGGAACATCGACTGTTTGCTCACCGGGTCGCAAAAAGGGCTTATGTTGCCGCCCGGCCTGGCATTTGTCGCGCTGTCCGATCGCGCACTTGCCCGCGCCAAAGATGTGGACTGTCGAAACTTTTATTTCAACCTCATTGGCGAATACAATAAAACACTAGAGCACCAGACGCTCTTTACGCCGGCCATTAACCTGCTTGTCGGGTTGGCTGAATCGCTCCGGTTATTTCGCTCATTTGGCTTGGAAAATGTGTACCGCAAACAATGGGCGCTGACCTGCATGACGCGCGAAGCCGTCGCGGCCATGCGTCTCGACCATCTTGCCGAGACTGATTATACGTGGGGACTGACGTCGGTCATGCTGCCACCCGGCATTGATGCCGGAGAGCTGCTGAAAATTGCCGCTGCCGATTACGGTGTCATTATGGCTGGAGGCCAGGGACACCTCAAGAAGAACATCGTTCGCGTCGGACACATGGGGCATGTCGATTACGCCGATGTCACCGCGGGCATTTTCGCATTGCGTCGCGCATTCGAACGGCTCGGTGGCTATATCGGAAGCGCCAACCCTCTGGAAGTCGGCCTTGCCGCCTACGAACAAGCTTTGGAGGATGGTCCTCCGGCATTATAA
- the pyk gene encoding pyruvate kinase, with protein sequence MNVKIVATLGPASMNYETMKNMAKEGVRIFRLNFSHSNATVFEPIIGIIRRIESELGISLTALGDLCGPKIRIGEVQGSPVQVSREEVLLLGLPGSKPEDDDRVFISLDIPELLSGLKPGMPVNLSDGLLQFTVDEELVPDSLYSMKAINAGILTSNKGISFPGKHHPMPALTDKDIKDLHEGLDIGIDAFAISFVQGPEDVAMLRDEIKKHGTWVPIVAKLERQNAVDRIEEILEIADIIMVARGDLGLECKLTALPVIQKKIIRACRHAQKPAIVATQMLLSMVKNPIPTRAEATDVANAIMDGADCVMLSEETAVGQYPVETVRTMGEIISDTIPYYLERIPTPYEPTREHNVPKYLAYAACLLARNANSPAIVCHTGSGSTARFVSSRRPIEPVFALTPDDKVKRALNFAWGVIPFTIEPVGESHMQRVEDFVENSDAFKKGDPIVLTAGQPSPGNANPGTNNIKLYYK encoded by the coding sequence ATGAATGTAAAAATAGTCGCCACACTTGGCCCGGCTTCCATGAATTATGAAACGATGAAGAATATGGCGAAGGAAGGCGTACGTATTTTTCGTCTGAATTTTTCTCACTCCAATGCGACCGTGTTTGAGCCGATTATTGGTATTATTCGTCGTATCGAATCCGAACTGGGCATTTCCTTGACAGCTCTGGGCGATTTGTGCGGCCCGAAAATTCGCATTGGCGAAGTACAAGGCTCTCCGGTGCAAGTCAGCCGAGAAGAGGTATTGTTGCTCGGCCTTCCCGGCAGCAAACCAGAAGACGATGATCGGGTGTTCATTAGCCTGGACATTCCCGAGCTGTTATCCGGTCTCAAGCCCGGCATGCCTGTCAATCTTTCCGATGGGTTGTTACAATTTACCGTGGATGAGGAACTGGTACCCGATTCGCTGTATTCGATGAAAGCCATCAATGCCGGTATTCTGACGTCGAACAAGGGCATCAGTTTTCCGGGGAAACACCATCCCATGCCCGCTCTCACCGATAAAGACATCAAAGACCTTCATGAAGGGCTTGATATCGGTATTGATGCGTTTGCCATTTCGTTTGTGCAGGGGCCCGAAGACGTTGCCATGCTGCGTGACGAAATCAAGAAACACGGCACATGGGTGCCGATCGTTGCCAAGCTTGAGCGGCAAAACGCTGTCGATCGCATTGAGGAAATTCTTGAAATCGCGGATATTATCATGGTGGCTCGTGGTGATCTCGGTCTTGAGTGCAAGCTGACGGCATTGCCGGTGATTCAGAAAAAAATCATTCGCGCCTGCCGACATGCACAGAAACCAGCTATTGTGGCGACACAAATGTTGTTGTCCATGGTGAAAAATCCCATTCCTACGCGAGCAGAAGCCACCGACGTGGCCAACGCGATCATGGACGGTGCTGATTGCGTGATGCTTTCCGAAGAAACCGCCGTGGGACAATACCCCGTGGAAACGGTACGCACCATGGGCGAAATTATTTCCGACACAATCCCTTATTACCTTGAACGCATTCCCACACCGTATGAACCGACGCGTGAACATAATGTTCCCAAATATTTGGCCTATGCCGCGTGTCTCTTAGCCCGCAATGCGAACAGTCCGGCCATTGTCTGCCATACGGGATCGGGATCAACGGCCCGTTTCGTGTCGTCTCGCCGTCCGATTGAACCGGTCTTTGCGCTGACGCCTGACGATAAAGTGAAACGTGCCCTCAATTTTGCATGGGGTGTTATTCCGTTCACCATCGAACCGGTGGGGGAAAGTCATATGCAACGCGTTGAGGATTTTGTGGAAAATTCGGATGCATTCAAAAAAGGCGATCCCATCGTCCTGACAGCAGGACAGCCATCTCCCGGGAATGCCAATCCCGGAACGAACAATATCAAATTGTATTACAAATAA
- a CDS encoding TetR/AcrR family transcriptional regulator: MPKIVDHEAYRQNLAQRAAAYFSAHGYSGTGMRKIADHLGVSKSALYHYFPSKEALFLACTRQIMSGLDTGLVDPGLSEEENLCRLMDVMRGNFASEMALVFDYLRGKSRAEIAQDEAMQVAMDSYRMLVRKIVGPERLEETLARLLGTLLLEYFSGK; the protein is encoded by the coding sequence ATGCCCAAAATTGTTGATCACGAGGCTTACAGACAGAATCTTGCGCAACGGGCCGCCGCGTATTTCTCGGCCCACGGCTATTCCGGGACCGGCATGCGTAAAATTGCCGATCATCTGGGCGTGTCCAAAAGTGCGCTATATCACTACTTCCCGAGCAAGGAAGCACTGTTCCTCGCATGCACAAGACAGATCATGTCCGGGTTGGATACGGGACTCGTTGATCCCGGCCTATCCGAAGAGGAAAACCTGTGCCGCCTGATGGATGTCATGCGCGGGAATTTCGCCTCGGAGATGGCGCTGGTCTTTGACTATTTGCGTGGCAAGTCCCGGGCTGAAATAGCGCAAGACGAGGCCATGCAAGTGGCAATGGACAGCTATCGCATGCTGGTTAGGAAAATTGTCGGGCCAGAGCGCCTCGAAGAAACGCTGGCCCGACTGCTCGGCACCTTGTTGCTGGAATACTTTTCGGGAAAGTAA
- a CDS encoding DUF2269 family protein → MGSALLVLPTSGLWMMHDIGYGWSTGWLMLSIAFSLLLILAFIVGEKTERRLLEIAINASQRAEPALPDNDATFLQRKASPIGTAAFFLSVVTLFLMVFKPF, encoded by the coding sequence CTGGGCTCAGCGTTGTTGGTCCTGCCGACCTCGGGCCTGTGGATGATGCACGACATCGGATACGGATGGTCAACCGGCTGGCTGATGCTCTCGATCGCTTTCAGCCTGCTTCTGATCCTCGCCTTTATCGTGGGGGAGAAGACCGAGCGGCGACTGCTTGAGATCGCGATAAACGCATCGCAACGCGCTGAACCCGCCTTGCCCGACAACGACGCAACCTTCCTGCAGAGAAAGGCCTCACCCATCGGAACCGCTGCGTTTTTCCTGAGCGTGGTGACACTTTTCCTGATGGTTTTCAAGCCCTTCTGA
- a CDS encoding DUF1295 domain-containing protein, with the protein MTSQHGGVDRGHERSLGAKLTFAILHGVIVLIALWLAFGGFDWADPARAKVLAGCAVLYWLRHMVTLFVLMQRKVAISEALGLSAFMAIFELGILLLGAGVLSGTATPFGTWDWVGAALLLTGSYLNTGSELQRRAWKKLPSSKGRCYTGGLFAWSMHINYFGDTVLFTGWVLFAASPWALSIPLLMATMFVFYHIPPLDAYLADRYGDEFKAYAKRTAKFIPFIY; encoded by the coding sequence ATGACATCGCAACATGGCGGAGTCGACCGCGGACATGAGCGCTCTCTGGGAGCCAAGCTGACCTTTGCCATACTGCATGGCGTCATTGTCCTGATCGCCCTCTGGTTGGCCTTTGGCGGATTCGACTGGGCCGACCCCGCCCGCGCCAAGGTTCTGGCGGGATGTGCTGTGCTCTACTGGCTGCGGCATATGGTGACGCTGTTCGTGCTGATGCAGCGCAAGGTGGCGATCTCCGAGGCGCTGGGGCTGAGCGCCTTCATGGCGATCTTCGAACTCGGGATCCTTCTGTTGGGCGCCGGGGTCCTCTCGGGCACGGCCACGCCGTTCGGAACCTGGGACTGGGTCGGGGCCGCGCTGCTTCTGACGGGGTCATATCTCAACACCGGGTCGGAACTTCAGCGTCGCGCCTGGAAGAAGCTGCCATCCTCGAAAGGGCGCTGTTACACGGGCGGGCTGTTCGCCTGGTCCATGCATATCAACTATTTCGGCGATACCGTGCTGTTCACCGGATGGGTCTTGTTCGCGGCCTCACCCTGGGCTCTTTCGATCCCCTTGCTGATGGCGACGATGTTCGTCTTCTACCATATTCCGCCGCTCGATGCCTATTTGGCTGACCGCTATGGTGACGAGTTCAAGGCTTATGCGAAAAGAACGGCGAAATTCATTCCCTTCATCTACTGA
- a CDS encoding ABC transporter ATP-binding protein codes for MIPVYKLNETTIYIHGKRVLGPLDLTIQEGDFCIIVGPNGSGKTTLLRALVGHLRGYSGTIQLFGDELAGIPPAKLACTVSHLPQFPITDIPFSVEMVVQLGRAPRLGLFGIEQKQDSDAVEWAMEMTNVAHLRQRRLSTLSGGELSRTLLAQALCRLPKVLLLDEPTASLDPGHQMSIMNMLECMRTRHKMTIIMISHDLNIASTYGQSLVLLKNGTCIATGSPNAVLTTNMLSAVYDWDILVDMNPFTQKPRVSCLPGPKRP; via the coding sequence ATGATTCCCGTCTACAAACTCAACGAAACGACAATTTACATCCATGGCAAACGCGTCCTTGGCCCTCTTGATCTGACGATTCAAGAGGGAGATTTTTGTATCATTGTGGGCCCGAATGGATCGGGAAAAACAACCTTATTGCGAGCTTTGGTGGGTCACCTTCGCGGTTACTCCGGCACGATTCAACTCTTCGGAGACGAGTTGGCCGGAATACCCCCAGCCAAACTGGCATGTACGGTTTCACACCTGCCCCAGTTTCCGATAACAGATATCCCGTTCAGTGTAGAAATGGTCGTCCAGCTCGGTCGAGCACCACGATTGGGCCTCTTCGGCATTGAGCAAAAGCAAGATAGTGATGCCGTTGAATGGGCAATGGAAATGACGAACGTTGCGCATTTGCGGCAACGGCGACTCTCCACCCTGAGCGGTGGAGAGTTGAGCCGGACATTGTTAGCCCAAGCCTTGTGCCGTCTCCCCAAAGTCTTACTTCTCGACGAACCCACGGCAAGCCTGGACCCTGGACATCAAATGAGCATCATGAACATGCTGGAATGCATGCGTACACGCCACAAAATGACGATTATCATGATATCTCATGACTTGAATATCGCATCCACCTATGGACAATCTCTCGTCCTCCTTAAAAATGGAACCTGTATCGCGACAGGATCTCCCAATGCTGTGTTGACGACGAACATGCTCTCCGCCGTATACGATTGGGATATACTTGTTGATATGAACCCCTTTACTCAAAAACCGAGGGTTTCTTGTTTACCCGGTCCGAAACGGCCTTGA
- a CDS encoding FecCD family ABC transporter permease — protein MPLVCLLVIGFVAGIMAGSSDISPLRFVQTLLGYGQSDPIAHAILLKLRLPRTLLAALAGGALSLSGLVFQAVLRNPLADPYILGVSGGAALGGISGMLLGLPVFWGAGPLAFTGALAAFGASVALSRKQGSISSSSLILSGVMVNTFCSAIILFFIAIAQDHTLRTTLLWLMGDTSAADLDSAYSLGFWVLPVAVIPILLSHKMNLLLLGREAARNLGVRIRLVTGLLLFSSVVMTSAVVSQTGLLGFVGLVCPHIMRLIVGYDHRVLVPGAVLFGATFLVFCDVGARLLSQQGVMPVGVLTSLVGAPAFFYLLRRSGP, from the coding sequence TTGCCCCTGGTCTGCCTGTTGGTCATAGGCTTCGTGGCAGGAATTATGGCTGGGTCAAGCGACATATCTCCTCTCCGCTTTGTGCAGACACTGCTCGGTTATGGTCAGTCCGATCCCATTGCCCACGCTATTCTGTTGAAACTTCGACTTCCTCGAACACTCCTCGCCGCTTTGGCTGGCGGAGCGCTTTCGTTAAGTGGTCTTGTTTTTCAGGCGGTGCTGCGCAATCCATTAGCTGATCCCTATATTCTTGGGGTCTCTGGAGGCGCTGCGTTGGGGGGAATCAGCGGGATGCTGCTTGGTCTTCCCGTCTTTTGGGGAGCGGGACCACTTGCGTTTACCGGGGCGTTAGCCGCATTCGGGGCTTCAGTAGCCCTCTCCCGAAAACAAGGAAGCATTTCTTCGTCCTCACTCATTTTATCCGGGGTCATGGTCAATACGTTTTGTTCTGCGATAATATTGTTCTTCATTGCTATAGCCCAGGATCATACGCTGCGAACAACGCTCTTATGGCTTATGGGAGACACTTCAGCAGCAGACTTAGACTCAGCATACAGCTTAGGATTCTGGGTGTTGCCGGTTGCAGTGATTCCAATATTGTTATCTCACAAAATGAATCTTCTCCTTCTTGGCCGCGAAGCAGCACGAAATCTTGGCGTAAGGATTCGTCTCGTTACGGGATTGTTGCTTTTCTCCAGTGTCGTCATGACCTCTGCAGTGGTGAGCCAAACCGGTTTACTTGGATTTGTGGGATTGGTCTGTCCGCATATCATGCGCCTTATCGTTGGGTACGATCATAGAGTTCTTGTTCCTGGAGCCGTTCTCTTCGGTGCAACATTTCTCGTCTTTTGTGATGTAGGAGCACGCCTTCTTTCACAACAAGGCGTTATGCCTGTGGGCGTTTTGACTTCTCTCGTTGGCGCACCCGCATTTTTCTATTTGCTCAGACGGAGTGGACCATGA